The Gemmatimonadota bacterium genomic sequence GCCGTGACCCGGATCTCGGCCAGGAATCGTTCGACCCCGAGGACGGCCCCGAGTTCGGGCTTGAGGACCTTGAGGGCGACCTGTCGGTCGTGGCGGAGGTCGCGGGCGAGGTAGACCGTGGCCATTCCGCCCACCCCGATCTCCCGCTCGATCGAGTAGCGATCGGCGAGCGACTCCTGGAGGGTCTGGCGGACGTCCATGGTGGTGAGTGGGTGGCGACCAGCGACTGTTAATAGAGCGCGCGTTGGGACTCGCCGGCAGGTCCCACGAACCTGACCCGTGCGTCGGCCGAGACCCTACGAGGCGTCAGGGTCGGAGCCTCAGGTGAGCGCATCGAGCAGGCGATCGACGTCCGCCATGTCGTTGAACACCGACGGTGCGATGCGCACCCAGTAATCCGCGACCCGCACGCTGACCCGCGCCGCGTCGAGCTTGCGGCCCACCTCGCGCGTGTCCTTCACGGCAAACGTCACGATCGGTGAGGTGCTGTCGAGTGGTGTCTGGGGGATCCAGCCCAGGCGCGGCAGTTCGGCCTGCAGCTTGCGCAGCAGGGGTTGGCGATGCGCCTGGATGTTGGCGACACCGAGCTGTTCCAGGTACGGTACCGACACCGCGAGGGCTGCCGCCACGGAGAGGGCCGTGGTTCCCAGCTGGACATGGCTGGCCGCATCAGCTCCCGGCGTGTAGGTCACCGGCGTCGGGTACTGCGGGTCGAGCGGCGACAAGTGGATCGCCGCGTCTGGCGCCGAGTTGTAGGACCAGTGCGGCCGGCCGAGCACGCGCTCGATCAGCGATTCGCGCACGTAGAAGAAGGCGAGCCCGAAGTCACCCATCATCCACTTGTAGGTGGCCGTCGCGCCAAAGTCGAGCCCGGTCGCCCGGACGTCCAATGGTACCGCGCCGACCCCCTGGATGAGGTCCGCGTACACGTAGGCCCCATGCGCATGCGCGAGGTCGCAGACCTGCTTCAGGTCGTGCTGGAACCCATTGTACATCGAGACGAACGACACCTCGACCAGCTTCGTCTTGCGGTCCACGAGGCGCTCGAGGTCGCGGAGGTCCACCGCGCCGTTCTTCGACTTCGCGACGCGGATGTCGGCGCCGCGTGTCTTCAACTCCATCAGGTGAATGAGCGCGCCCTCGAAGTGGAGGTCGTCGGTGACGATGTTGCCGTCAAACGGGCGGTTGAGCCCCAGCGCCTCGATGACCAGGTTCTCGCCACTGCTCGTGTTCTGGATCCACGCGATCTCGCTCGGTTTCGCGTTGATCAACCGCGCGAAGGCGCCGCGCGCATCCGGGAGCGGCGCCGGCGCCGGGAACCCCAGGGAGCCGCGGCGCTGGACGGCGGCGCGATACGCCTCCGCGGCCGCGATGGGCATGGGATGCGTATAGGCACCATTGATGTAGGTGTAGCCCTCGGCAATGGCGAAGTCCTGCTTACGTGGGATCCCGGGGACGAGGGGGCCCGTCGCTCGTGGTTGCGCCGTCTGTCCTCCGGCGGACGTTCCCATCGCCGCGGACACCGCGGTGGCCCCAAGCCCGGAAAGCAGCTCCCTGCGGGTCAGTTCCATCGACATCTCCTCGATTGCGTCAGGGCGGGCGGCGGCGTACCGGCCGTGCCCGCGGGTACGACCGCGTCAGCGCGACCGCTGCTTCCACGCCGCGAGCACCTCGGCCTCGCGGGCCCGCGTGATTCCCGCCGCGCGCTTCTCACGCTCCGCCGCCGGCCGGGCCTTGTCCCACGCAATCAGGTCCATCGCCGTCGTCGCCAGCGGGCGATAGGTGAGCCCGGCGGCCACGGCGCGAGCCACACTGACGTACATCAGGGGATCACCGGGTGCCCACGCCGGGATGTCGCTCCAGATGCGCAGCTTCTGCTCAGCCAGGAACGACTCAGGCACCCAGGTAAAGCTGACCGCCGACGTGGTGGAGGCACGGCACCCGGCGAGCATCTCGGCGAACGTCATCCGCGTGGCCGGACCGGTTCCGTTGAACGCGCCGGTCACGCGTCCCTCGGCCAGGCGCACCGACCACTCCATCAGGTCGCGCTGGTCGATCACTTGCGACGAATGGTTGGGGTTTCCGGGCGCCATCACTTCGCCGCCCGCATCCACCCGCATCACCCAGTAGGTCCAGCGATCCGTCGGGTCGCCGGGCCCGACGATCAGGCCCGGCCGCACGATCGTGTTGCGGCCGGGGAACGCGGTGTTGACGATGTCTTCGGAGAGCGCCTTGGTGAGCCCGTAGGGGGCGACGTCGCCGTCCTTCCAGTTGGCCGGGGGCGTAAAGCGCTGGTAGTCCTCCATGACCGGGGTCATCCGCACGTCGCCCGCACTCGCGTACGACATGTCGGCGGTGCGATAGGCCGAGATGGACGAGATGAACAAGTAGTGATCGGTGGAGTCCTTGAGGGCGCGCGTGCTGCGCTGGACCCAGCGATAGTCGCGGGCGTTGTTGTCGAGGACAGCGTCCCACTTTCGACGCGACAGGACGCTGAGGTCGCCTTCGCGGTCGGCAATGAGGTGCTCGACGCCATCGACCTTCGTCGCGCTGCGTCCGCGGGTCAGGATGGTGACTTCGTGGCCGCGCTCGAGCGCGTACTTGACCGTGTGCGGCCCGATGAAGCCGGTGCCGCCGAGGATGAGGAGCTTTTGTGCCCGCGTCGGTGCGGCGGTCGGCCGGGGTGACGTGGCGGCTGCGGTCGCGGCACGTGGGCCCAGAGCCATCGCGGCGCTCGCAAGGGTGGCACGTTGGACGAAGTCGCGGCGGGACGACATGAGTGGGCCTATTGGCGGGAGACGCTCCAACTTGGGCCTCGATCGAACTCGCCGCCACCGGTCACGCCTCCCTCATCAGCGGTCGGGGCCAGTCGGGGACCACGTTTGACGCTGGACGGCGCGGTGGGCATCTTCGCCGTGCCTCACGCGTCGACCACTCTTTCGCACTGCCCATGCCCCGCCGCCTCACGGTCCTGTCCCTGTGGTCCCTGGCGTCCGCCGCCGCTGCCATCGCCCAACCTGCTCCCCACGCGCGCATCCAGGAGGTGATGAACCGCCCGGAGTTCACCCACGCGCATTGGGGGATGGAGTTCTACGACATCGCCAGCGGCAAGGTGTTGATGTCGCACAATGGCGATCGTCTCTTTGTCCCGGGGTCCACCACGAAGGTGGTGACGATGGCGACGGCGATGCAGACGTTAGGCGCGGACCATCGGTTCCGGACGCGCGTGTATCGCACCGGGCCAGTGCGCAACGGGATCGTCCAGGGCGACCTCGTGCTCGTGGCCTCCGGGGATCCGAATATCTCCCACCGGGTGCGCGAGGGTGATCGGTATGCCTTCATCGACCAGGACCATTCGTATGGCGGCCAGCCCCTGCCTGGTGATCCGTTGCAGACGCTCCGCCAGATGGCGCAGCAGGTCGCGGCAA encodes the following:
- a CDS encoding aminotransferase class V-fold PLP-dependent enzyme, whose translation is MELTRRELLSGLGATAVSAAMGTSAGGQTAQPRATGPLVPGIPRKQDFAIAEGYTYINGAYTHPMPIAAAEAYRAAVQRRGSLGFPAPAPLPDARGAFARLINAKPSEIAWIQNTSSGENLVIEALGLNRPFDGNIVTDDLHFEGALIHLMELKTRGADIRVAKSKNGAVDLRDLERLVDRKTKLVEVSFVSMYNGFQHDLKQVCDLAHAHGAYVYADLIQGVGAVPLDVRATGLDFGATATYKWMMGDFGLAFFYVRESLIERVLGRPHWSYNSAPDAAIHLSPLDPQYPTPVTYTPGADAASHVQLGTTALSVAAALAVSVPYLEQLGVANIQAHRQPLLRKLQAELPRLGWIPQTPLDSTSPIVTFAVKDTREVGRKLDAARVSVRVADYWVRIAPSVFNDMADVDRLLDALT
- a CDS encoding NAD-dependent epimerase/dehydratase family protein, whose amino-acid sequence is MSSRRDFVQRATLASAAMALGPRAATAAATSPRPTAAPTRAQKLLILGGTGFIGPHTVKYALERGHEVTILTRGRSATKVDGVEHLIADREGDLSVLSRRKWDAVLDNNARDYRWVQRSTRALKDSTDHYLFISSISAYRTADMSYASAGDVRMTPVMEDYQRFTPPANWKDGDVAPYGLTKALSEDIVNTAFPGRNTIVRPGLIVGPGDPTDRWTYWVMRVDAGGEVMAPGNPNHSSQVIDQRDLMEWSVRLAEGRVTGAFNGTGPATRMTFAEMLAGCRASTTSAVSFTWVPESFLAEQKLRIWSDIPAWAPGDPLMYVSVARAVAAGLTYRPLATTAMDLIAWDKARPAAEREKRAAGITRAREAEVLAAWKQRSR